The Macrobrachium nipponense isolate FS-2020 chromosome 1, ASM1510439v2, whole genome shotgun sequence genome includes a window with the following:
- the LOC135219472 gene encoding geranylgeranyl transferase type-1 subunit beta-like isoform X2 encodes MTVLFFTLSGLDLLNALEELGDSEKKNIIDWIYSLQIVPENDPDMRNAGFRGGSSLASSRSTEEYLHHMGSFDCGHITMTYTALASLIILGDDLSRVNRKAVLAHVAALQCQDGSFFSTLGGSENDMRFMYCAAAICYILQDFSAINLDTAKKYIINSMSYEGALGQGIYLEAHGGSSYCAIATLHLMGQLESTLSQSQRQRLIRWLVNRQSEEGGLQGRPNKRSDTCYTFWIGASLKLLGGIDFLDLEALRQFVLSTQDPITGGLAKYPNAHPDGLHTYLGISGLSLLKKDDLRLVDPALNISERAVKHLNLLHSTNCHNSVSVEC; translated from the exons atgACGGTGCTTTTTTTCACACTCTCAGGACTAGACCTCTTAAATGCCCTTGAAGAATTAGGagattctgaaaagaaaaatataattgattGGATATATTCATTACAAATAGTGCCAGAAAATGATCCAG ATATGCGAAATGCTGGTTTCCGTGGTGGGTCCTCACTTGCTAGCAGTCGGTCTACAGAAGAATACTTACATCATATGGGTTCTTTCGATTGTGGTCACATAACTATGACTTACACAGCACTTGCTTCCCTCATTATTTTAGGAGATGATCTTAGTCGTGTCAATAGAAAAGCCGTTTTAGCTCATGTTGCTGCCTTACAATGCCAGGATGGAAG CTTCTTTTCAACTCTCGGAGGCAGTGAAAACGACATGAGGTTTATGTACTGTGCCGCAGCCATATGCTATATTCTTCAAGATTTTTCTGCCATTAATTTAGACACAGCAAAAAAATACATCATTAATAGCATG AGCTATGAAGGTGCTCTTGGACAGGGAATATACTTAGAAGCTCATGGTGGCAGTAGCTATTGTGCTATTGCTACTTTACATTTAATGGGTCAGCTGGAATCTACACTTTCACAGTCACAA agacAGAGACTAATTCGTTGGTTAGTTAATCGTCAGAGTGaagaaggagggttacaaggtcGGCCAAATAAACGATCAGATACATGTTACACATTTTGGATAGGAGCATCTTTAAAG CTTCTTGGTGGAATTGACTTTCTGGATCTGGAAGCCCTCAGGCAATTCGTATTATCTACGCAAGATCCCATAACTGGTGGCTTGGCAAAATATCCAAATGCCCATCCTGATGGGCTGCACACATACCTAGGAATTAGTGGACTGTCTCTCCTCAAAAAGGATGATTTAAGACTCGTTGATCCGGCCCTTAACATTAGTGAACGTGCAGTGAAGCATCTAAACCTCTTACATAGTACCAATTGCCACAATTCCGTCTCTGTAGAGTGTTGA
- the LOC135219472 gene encoding geranylgeranyl transferase type-1 subunit beta-like isoform X1: MSSCDEYKFLRKRHVKFLQRSLQILPFSTVTFDTSRMTVLFFTLSGLDLLNALEELGDSEKKNIIDWIYSLQIVPENDPDMRNAGFRGGSSLASSRSTEEYLHHMGSFDCGHITMTYTALASLIILGDDLSRVNRKAVLAHVAALQCQDGSFFSTLGGSENDMRFMYCAAAICYILQDFSAINLDTAKKYIINSMSYEGALGQGIYLEAHGGSSYCAIATLHLMGQLESTLSQSQRQRLIRWLVNRQSEEGGLQGRPNKRSDTCYTFWIGASLKLLGGIDFLDLEALRQFVLSTQDPITGGLAKYPNAHPDGLHTYLGISGLSLLKKDDLRLVDPALNISERAVKHLNLLHSTNCHNSVSVEC, from the exons catgACGGTGCTTTTTTTCACACTCTCAGGACTAGACCTCTTAAATGCCCTTGAAGAATTAGGagattctgaaaagaaaaatataattgattGGATATATTCATTACAAATAGTGCCAGAAAATGATCCAG ATATGCGAAATGCTGGTTTCCGTGGTGGGTCCTCACTTGCTAGCAGTCGGTCTACAGAAGAATACTTACATCATATGGGTTCTTTCGATTGTGGTCACATAACTATGACTTACACAGCACTTGCTTCCCTCATTATTTTAGGAGATGATCTTAGTCGTGTCAATAGAAAAGCCGTTTTAGCTCATGTTGCTGCCTTACAATGCCAGGATGGAAG CTTCTTTTCAACTCTCGGAGGCAGTGAAAACGACATGAGGTTTATGTACTGTGCCGCAGCCATATGCTATATTCTTCAAGATTTTTCTGCCATTAATTTAGACACAGCAAAAAAATACATCATTAATAGCATG AGCTATGAAGGTGCTCTTGGACAGGGAATATACTTAGAAGCTCATGGTGGCAGTAGCTATTGTGCTATTGCTACTTTACATTTAATGGGTCAGCTGGAATCTACACTTTCACAGTCACAA agacAGAGACTAATTCGTTGGTTAGTTAATCGTCAGAGTGaagaaggagggttacaaggtcGGCCAAATAAACGATCAGATACATGTTACACATTTTGGATAGGAGCATCTTTAAAG CTTCTTGGTGGAATTGACTTTCTGGATCTGGAAGCCCTCAGGCAATTCGTATTATCTACGCAAGATCCCATAACTGGTGGCTTGGCAAAATATCCAAATGCCCATCCTGATGGGCTGCACACATACCTAGGAATTAGTGGACTGTCTCTCCTCAAAAAGGATGATTTAAGACTCGTTGATCCGGCCCTTAACATTAGTGAACGTGCAGTGAAGCATCTAAACCTCTTACATAGTACCAATTGCCACAATTCCGTCTCTGTAGAGTGTTGA